In one Bacillus sp. Marseille-P3661 genomic region, the following are encoded:
- a CDS encoding restriction endonuclease yields MEVCDLCGRNGVDTTIHHLVPKELGGTFGATAKLCIPCHKQIHALYTNEEIAARLTTLPELRNDEKLSRFIKWIRKQPSTKIMKIRKSNDRKQRGK; encoded by the coding sequence ATGGAAGTATGTGATCTTTGCGGTCGTAATGGAGTGGATACAACTATACATCACCTGGTACCAAAAGAATTGGGCGGTACATTTGGCGCAACAGCAAAGCTATGTATTCCTTGTCACAAACAAATCCATGCTCTCTATACAAATGAAGAAATTGCTGCTCGTTTGACAACATTGCCGGAACTTAGAAACGATGAAAAACTTTCTCGATTTATTAAATGGATCCGCAAACAACCTTCCACCAAAATAATGAAAATTCGAAAATCAAACGACCGCAAACAAAGAGGCAAATAA
- a CDS encoding ABC transporter permease, whose product MSLFTLLLSFGFVIIAFFLSTAFKLGLGKELIIASIRATIQLMVVGYILKLVFGFQHPFVVMLMLFVMIAVAAKNAAIRGKGLPHIFWKIFITLTIVEVIVQGFLLLFNIVPATAQYIIPISGMIIGNSMIISSLFLNRLKNDLTLRKDEILLILSLGGSVKQSIFPILKQSIRSSLIPTVEGQKTIGLVQLPGMMTGQIIAGADPLQAVRLQLLIVFLILAAASLTAIILGVLIYPGLFNTYQQLDIGNWK is encoded by the coding sequence ATGAGCCTATTTACTCTATTACTTAGTTTTGGCTTTGTCATAATTGCCTTTTTTCTTTCGACTGCATTCAAATTAGGGTTAGGGAAAGAACTGATTATTGCAAGTATACGAGCTACCATCCAGTTGATGGTGGTTGGTTATATTTTAAAACTTGTGTTCGGATTTCAGCATCCTTTTGTAGTGATGTTGATGCTATTTGTAATGATTGCTGTGGCAGCGAAAAACGCGGCAATACGTGGTAAGGGATTACCGCATATCTTTTGGAAGATTTTTATTACCCTTACGATCGTTGAGGTCATTGTCCAAGGTTTCTTGTTACTATTTAATATTGTCCCGGCAACAGCGCAATATATTATTCCGATTAGTGGGATGATAATTGGAAATTCTATGATAATCTCAAGTCTCTTTTTAAATCGCTTAAAAAATGACTTAACGTTAAGAAAGGATGAAATTTTATTAATTTTATCCTTGGGTGGAAGTGTGAAACAGTCAATATTTCCTATATTAAAGCAGTCGATACGATCTAGCTTAATCCCAACTGTTGAAGGTCAAAAAACAATAGGGCTTGTCCAATTACCTGGAATGATGACAGGTCAAATTATTGCGGGTGCAGATCCGCTTCAAGCTGTTCGACTTCAGCTTTTAATTGTATTTCTTATTTTAGCGGCTGCATCTTTAACGGCTATTATTTTAGGTGTTCTAATATATCCTGGACTTTTTAATACATATCAACAATTAGATATAGGGAATTGGAAATAG
- a CDS encoding ArsR/SmtB family transcription factor: MSSKDSCDVFCFDKEKVNRIQNALMIENIEKLAKVYKVLADENRAKIAYALCLEDELCVCDVANIIQSSVATASHHLRTMKKMGLARFRKEGKLAFYSLDDTHVKQLILITLEHLKEGV, encoded by the coding sequence TTGAGTTCAAAAGATAGCTGTGATGTTTTTTGCTTTGATAAAGAAAAGGTTAACCGTATTCAAAATGCTCTTATGATAGAAAATATAGAGAAGTTGGCTAAAGTCTATAAGGTATTAGCAGATGAGAATAGAGCAAAAATTGCATATGCTTTATGTCTAGAGGATGAATTATGTGTTTGTGATGTTGCAAACATCATACAGTCATCTGTTGCTACAGCCTCCCATCATTTACGAACAATGAAAAAAATGGGCTTAGCAAGATTTAGAAAAGAAGGCAAATTAGCTTTTTACTCTCTAGATGATACGCATGTTAAACAGCTCATTCTGATAACTTTGGAACATTTAAAGGAGGGGGTTTAA
- a CDS encoding cation diffusion facilitator family transporter: MHHHHHGHGHHDHDHHHGHHHGPTREGNKKGLTMALLITSCIMLLEFFGGLITNSLALLSDSGHMLSDASSLALSLVAMWFATKPASPNKTYGFYRFEILAALFNGVTLFLIAGFIVWEAYERFLDPPTVASGTMMLIASIGLFANLLSAWALISQGDVKDNVNIRSAYLHVLGDALGSVGAIVAGLVMFYFEWYLADPIISVVVALLILKSAWGVIKHTIHILMEGTPMTIDQQEVEKTLTQIPGVINIHDLHIWTITSGLDSLSCHILIEDDKDSQVILQEAIYKIEDHFKIKHTTIQVEKSNLQHAETEV; the protein is encoded by the coding sequence ATGCATCACCACCATCATGGCCATGGTCATCACGATCATGATCATCATCACGGACATCATCACGGGCCAACTAGAGAAGGCAATAAAAAAGGCCTAACGATGGCATTGCTTATTACGAGTTGTATTATGCTTTTGGAATTTTTCGGTGGATTGATAACAAATAGCTTAGCATTATTATCTGATTCAGGCCATATGCTAAGTGACGCCAGCTCTTTAGCACTAAGTCTAGTAGCAATGTGGTTCGCAACTAAACCTGCATCACCAAATAAAACATATGGTTTTTATCGCTTTGAAATACTTGCTGCTTTGTTTAATGGTGTTACCCTCTTCTTAATTGCCGGGTTTATTGTTTGGGAAGCATATGAGAGATTCCTTGATCCCCCAACAGTTGCGAGTGGTACTATGATGTTAATTGCATCGATAGGCCTGTTTGCAAACTTACTTAGTGCATGGGCATTAATTAGCCAAGGTGATGTGAAAGATAATGTAAACATACGCAGCGCCTATTTGCATGTACTTGGTGATGCATTAGGTTCTGTTGGAGCAATAGTAGCTGGATTGGTTATGTTTTATTTTGAGTGGTATTTAGCTGACCCAATAATTAGTGTGGTAGTTGCCCTGTTAATCTTGAAAAGCGCATGGGGCGTTATTAAACATACTATTCACATTCTTATGGAAGGAACCCCGATGACCATTGACCAACAAGAGGTTGAAAAAACATTAACACAAATTCCAGGAGTAATTAACATCCACGACCTCCACATTTGGACGATCACATCAGGATTAGATTCCCTAAGCTGTCACATCTTAATTGAAGATGACAAAGACAGCCAAGTCATTCTTCAAGAAGCAATCTATAAAATCGAGGATCATTTTAAAATAAAACATACTACAATCCAAGTTGAAAAATCAAACCTTCAGCATGCCGAAACTGAAGTATAA
- a CDS encoding EamA family transporter, translating into MKGKLPFLFVLFAAVLWGTTGTAQTFAPENTHPISFGAMRLAFGGLTLLAFVYIRGTLNLKSWSFREVILPAISMACYQPFFFLAVKITGVAVGTVVAIGSAPILAGIMEGFSKKRLPSKSWWLATGFALLGCILLFTTDVSVQVQPLGIFLALGAGLAFATYTLASKELLRTKAPESVVAVVFTLSAILLVPFLFMFDLTWLLKINGIGASLYLGVFATGIAYLFFIKGLVRIQASTAVTLSLFEPLTAAMLGAFLVGETLSFRSWVGVVLIFAAIVVISFNPKKR; encoded by the coding sequence TTGAAGGGGAAATTACCATTTTTATTCGTTTTATTTGCTGCCGTTTTATGGGGAACAACCGGTACGGCACAAACGTTCGCACCGGAAAATACGCATCCAATATCTTTTGGTGCGATGAGATTGGCGTTTGGCGGCTTAACATTATTAGCTTTTGTATATATTCGGGGAACCTTAAACTTAAAATCTTGGTCATTTAGAGAAGTTATTCTTCCAGCTATAAGCATGGCTTGTTATCAACCATTTTTCTTTTTAGCTGTAAAAATAACTGGTGTTGCCGTCGGCACTGTTGTTGCAATTGGCAGCGCGCCAATCTTGGCAGGTATTATGGAGGGCTTTTCAAAGAAAAGGCTGCCATCAAAGTCATGGTGGCTGGCAACTGGTTTTGCCCTTTTGGGTTGTATCCTTTTATTTACAACTGATGTTTCTGTTCAAGTACAGCCGCTCGGAATCTTTTTGGCACTAGGTGCAGGGCTAGCATTTGCTACATATACGTTGGCTAGCAAGGAGTTGTTAAGAACAAAAGCTCCAGAATCGGTTGTGGCAGTAGTGTTTACACTTAGTGCAATTCTGTTAGTGCCGTTTTTATTTATGTTTGATCTAACTTGGCTCTTAAAAATAAATGGTATCGGTGCAAGCTTGTATCTAGGGGTATTTGCAACCGGTATTGCATATTTATTTTTTATAAAAGGATTAGTTCGAATTCAAGCATCAACTGCAGTTACGCTCTCGTTATTTGAGCCGTTAACAGCTGCAATGCTTGGAGCATTTTTAGTCGGTGAAACGTTATCCTTCCGTTCGTGGGTTGGTGTAGTCCTTATATTTGCCGCGATTGTAGTAATATCATTTAATCCAAAAAAGCGTTAA
- a CDS encoding methyltransferase: MKEHYYDKLLNIKTRGDQKSFNKSFHYHPYEPTPYHALETLFQQYKIKSTDRIVDFGCGKGRLNFFVHYLYDVSATGIEMNEAFYHESVENRNRYFSKNKKGKGTIQFRCCLAEEYEIDKMDNRFYFFNPFSVQIFMNVINNILLSVETASREIELILYYSSDEYIYFLETNTSFVLKKEVLLPGFYEKNPYERFLIYSLNY, from the coding sequence ATGAAAGAACATTATTATGATAAGCTGTTAAACATAAAGACGAGGGGAGATCAGAAAAGTTTTAATAAATCTTTTCATTATCACCCTTATGAGCCAACACCATACCATGCCCTTGAAACATTATTTCAACAATACAAAATAAAAAGTACAGATCGCATTGTGGATTTTGGTTGTGGGAAAGGCCGTTTAAACTTTTTCGTTCATTATTTATATGATGTATCTGCTACGGGGATCGAAATGAACGAGGCCTTTTACCATGAGTCTGTTGAAAATCGAAATCGGTATTTTAGTAAGAATAAAAAGGGCAAGGGTACAATTCAATTTCGATGCTGTTTAGCGGAGGAATATGAGATTGATAAAATGGATAATCGCTTTTATTTCTTTAATCCTTTTTCTGTGCAAATCTTTATGAATGTCATAAACAATATATTATTGTCGGTAGAAACAGCTAGCCGGGAAATTGAATTAATTTTATATTATAGCTCCGATGAATATATTTATTTTTTAGAAACCAATACTTCGTTTGTTTTGAAGAAAGAAGTACTGCTGCCTGGTTTTTATGAAAAAAATCCATATGAAAGGTTTTTAATTTATAGTTTGAATTATTGA
- a CDS encoding CGCGG family putative rSAM-modified RiPP protein produces the protein MSKNWSVSLEHEEYENDLKLVIKDAIEAVEETEKGFYVNVVTPATFGNPADYLTDALAAIFNDKIKMKFIDQCGCGGYVLRVWKNNWKI, from the coding sequence ATGAGCAAAAACTGGTCCGTATCACTTGAGCACGAGGAATACGAAAATGATCTAAAGTTAGTCATCAAAGATGCAATTGAAGCTGTTGAGGAAACCGAAAAAGGATTTTACGTGAATGTTGTCACACCCGCTACTTTCGGCAATCCTGCAGATTATTTAACAGATGCATTAGCAGCTATTTTTAATGATAAAATTAAAATGAAATTTATAGATCAATGCGGATGCGGAGGGTATGTGCTACGAGTATGGAAAAACAATTGGAAAATTTAG
- a CDS encoding ArsR/SmtB family transcription factor, whose protein sequence is MEMNEHHYLDPEIVETVSRTFKALGDPTRIKVLYLLSQEECSVGHIAEVLGMTQSAVSHQLSFLKNLRLVKSRREGKSIFYTYDDEHVIDILKLMIHHSSHH, encoded by the coding sequence ATGGAAATGAATGAACATCACTACTTAGATCCCGAAATCGTTGAAACTGTTTCAAGAACATTTAAGGCTTTAGGTGACCCTACTAGAATTAAGGTTTTATATCTATTATCACAGGAAGAATGTTCTGTCGGACATATTGCTGAAGTATTAGGTATGACACAATCTGCTGTATCCCATCAACTATCATTCCTAAAAAACCTGCGTTTAGTAAAATCACGTAGAGAAGGCAAATCTATTTTTTATACGTACGACGACGAACACGTAATTGATATTTTAAAACTAATGATACACCATTCATCGCATCATTAG
- a CDS encoding heavy metal translocating P-type ATPase: protein MPKDKNVYRIQGLSUASCANKFEQNVKHLDGVLDANINFGAAKITVYGSTTIEQLEKAGAFDNLRIFPEKTRPEIKKEPFWNKRENQKVILAFLLLVAAWVLGKQYGEGSLLSTGFYLLSILIGGYSLFIKGIKNLISLNFNMSTLMTIAIIGAAAIGEWGEGATVVILFAVSEALETYSMDKARRSIRSLMEISPKEALIRRNDVEMAVPVDKIEIGDIMIVKPGQKLAMDGEVIKGTSTINQAAITGESVPVSKSSGDEVYAGTINEKGLLEVLVTKTVEDTTLAKIIHLVEEAQAERAPSQQFVDRFAKYYTPAIILIAFIIAVFSPLLLGADWSEWIYRGLTVLVVGCPCALVISTPIAIVTAIGNAAKQGVLIKGGVYLEQTGALSAIAFDKTGTLTKGMPVVTDIVMITTDSNEQQILGITAAIEKGSQHPLASAIVRKAEQNRIDFKSIDVDDFGEITGKGVRAVVNDRLYYVGSPKLFGDLNVPNFDDHLKSTIHSLQGQGKTVMIIGTEEKIVAMIAVADEVRNTSKEVIEKLQRIGVKKTIMLTGDNKITADAIGAQLGITEVKAELLPQDKLENIKALRKQYGNVAMVGDGVNDAPALAASTVGIAMGGAGTDTALETADIALMADDLEKLPFAIKLSRCSLLIIKQNITFSLGIKVLALLLIIPGWLTLWMAIFADMGATLLVTLNSLRLLKVRQ, encoded by the coding sequence ATGCCGAAGGACAAAAATGTATATCGTATTCAAGGATTATCATGAGCAAGCTGTGCAAATAAGTTCGAACAGAACGTTAAACACCTGGATGGTGTTTTAGATGCGAATATAAACTTTGGTGCCGCAAAAATCACTGTGTATGGAAGTACTACCATCGAACAATTAGAAAAAGCGGGTGCTTTTGATAACTTAAGAATTTTTCCTGAAAAGACAAGGCCCGAAATTAAAAAAGAACCATTCTGGAATAAAAGAGAAAACCAAAAAGTAATTCTTGCTTTCTTATTACTAGTAGCAGCATGGGTGTTAGGTAAGCAATATGGGGAAGGAAGTTTGCTTTCTACAGGATTTTATTTGCTATCTATTTTGATAGGTGGTTATTCGTTATTTATCAAAGGTATAAAGAACCTAATTTCCTTAAATTTTAACATGAGCACATTGATGACCATTGCTATTATAGGTGCTGCAGCCATAGGCGAGTGGGGTGAGGGTGCTACTGTTGTTATCTTATTTGCTGTAAGTGAGGCGCTTGAGACGTATTCAATGGATAAGGCAAGGCGATCAATCCGATCATTAATGGAGATTTCTCCGAAGGAAGCTCTCATCAGAAGAAACGATGTGGAAATGGCTGTTCCAGTAGATAAAATTGAAATTGGGGACATTATGATCGTTAAGCCTGGCCAAAAGTTGGCGATGGATGGTGAAGTGATTAAAGGAACTTCTACTATCAATCAGGCTGCGATTACGGGTGAATCAGTACCAGTTTCTAAATCGAGCGGTGATGAAGTATATGCTGGAACTATAAATGAAAAGGGCTTACTAGAGGTGCTAGTAACTAAAACTGTTGAAGATACAACACTAGCTAAAATTATTCATTTAGTAGAGGAAGCGCAGGCAGAAAGGGCACCATCTCAACAATTTGTTGATAGATTTGCAAAATATTATACACCAGCCATAATATTAATTGCCTTTATTATTGCAGTTTTCTCACCATTGTTGCTTGGTGCAGACTGGAGTGAGTGGATTTATCGTGGGCTAACTGTATTGGTTGTAGGGTGTCCATGTGCATTAGTTATCTCAACTCCAATTGCTATTGTAACCGCTATTGGCAATGCAGCGAAACAAGGTGTTTTAATTAAAGGTGGCGTTTACTTAGAACAAACAGGAGCTTTATCAGCCATTGCTTTTGATAAGACGGGAACTTTAACAAAAGGAATGCCTGTGGTGACAGATATCGTTATGATTACTACTGATAGTAATGAACAGCAAATTTTAGGGATCACTGCAGCAATTGAAAAAGGTTCGCAGCACCCATTGGCATCGGCCATTGTTCGAAAAGCTGAGCAGAACAGAATTGATTTTAAATCTATAGATGTTGATGACTTCGGGGAAATAACAGGTAAGGGTGTAAGAGCAGTTGTGAATGACCGTTTATATTATGTTGGAAGTCCTAAATTGTTTGGCGATTTAAATGTTCCCAATTTTGATGATCATTTAAAAAGCACTATTCACAGTTTACAAGGACAAGGTAAAACAGTAATGATCATTGGCACTGAAGAAAAAATAGTTGCAATGATTGCAGTAGCCGATGAGGTTCGTAATACTAGTAAAGAGGTAATTGAGAAACTTCAAAGGATTGGTGTAAAGAAAACGATAATGCTTACAGGGGACAACAAAATTACAGCTGATGCAATCGGTGCGCAGCTAGGTATTACAGAAGTGAAGGCTGAGCTACTTCCGCAAGATAAATTAGAGAACATCAAAGCATTGAGGAAACAATATGGAAATGTAGCGATGGTTGGAGATGGGGTGAATGATGCACCAGCGCTTGCGGCATCAACAGTCGGGATTGCGATGGGGGGAGCAGGCACAGATACAGCCTTGGAAACTGCAGATATAGCACTAATGGCAGATGATTTAGAAAAGCTGCCGTTTGCAATTAAATTGAGCCGTTGTTCGCTGCTTATTATAAAGCAAAATAT
- a CDS encoding copper amine oxidase N-terminal domain-containing protein: protein MNKFSKLALSALVSGAILSHNPVLAEKAIPIKVSEQTINTEDTTKFMKSTGVISEVSKDGEYTTVVVENQDHSLQTIFKINKDVLLYNGESTESFKIEDFKKGLSVEAYYDKNKPMIMIYPAVITPEIMIINEREKMGQVKVGKFGEDLVSLDKELKLNLAETTILLNEDGDVIKQEELTNKELIVFYTVSTKSIPAQTTPSKVVALNDKVDKQKEVLQVIKGDYYMNNDIKMIPIRAVAEFLGYEVKWQQETASVLLEKTNQSYVIKLNTNQFEYNSSTRTFETQPEIKDSKVYVPETIIEMLVD, encoded by the coding sequence ATGAATAAATTTTCTAAGTTAGCGTTATCAGCTCTTGTAAGTGGAGCTATTCTTAGTCATAATCCAGTATTAGCCGAAAAAGCAATACCGATAAAAGTATCGGAACAAACTATTAATACTGAAGATACAACTAAGTTTATGAAGTCCACTGGTGTGATATCAGAGGTAAGTAAAGATGGAGAATACACAACGGTAGTTGTTGAGAATCAAGATCATTCTTTGCAAACAATTTTTAAAATAAACAAAGATGTTTTACTTTACAATGGCGAAAGTACTGAAAGTTTTAAGATTGAGGATTTTAAAAAAGGGCTAAGTGTCGAAGCATACTATGATAAAAATAAACCAATGATCATGATTTACCCAGCAGTTATTACACCTGAAATTATGATCATTAATGAGCGTGAGAAGATGGGGCAGGTTAAGGTTGGGAAATTTGGTGAAGATTTAGTAAGCCTAGATAAGGAGTTAAAGCTGAACTTAGCTGAAACTACGATACTGCTGAATGAAGATGGAGATGTAATTAAACAAGAAGAACTGACAAATAAAGAATTGATTGTATTTTATACCGTATCCACTAAAAGTATTCCAGCTCAAACAACACCATCAAAAGTTGTAGCATTGAACGATAAAGTAGATAAGCAAAAAGAAGTGTTGCAAGTTATTAAAGGGGATTACTATATGAATAACGATATTAAAATGATTCCGATCCGAGCAGTAGCAGAATTTCTTGGTTATGAAGTAAAGTGGCAACAGGAAACGGCGAGCGTACTGTTAGAGAAAACAAATCAATCGTACGTAATTAAACTAAATACCAATCAATTTGAATATAACTCTAGTACTCGCACTTTTGAGACTCAACCAGAAATAAAGGATAGCAAAGTTTATGTACCTGAGACAATCATTGAAATGTTAGTTGATTAA
- a CDS encoding ABC transporter ATP-binding protein produces MDKSKIEIEFRNISKTFINKNEPVVVLSSLNGKISRGSIVTIIGPSGSGKSTILSVCNLMATPDEGEVYIQEKEIRKWDIQELRRHVGIAFQAAPMIDGTVLDNLILPARLQGMELKDPEMYLQYVGLKDDLLPRSASELSGGQKQRLSLARTLVNKPDVLLLDEITSALDPQAVHEVEELILRINREQHTTILWVTHDQSQAERVGDQTWLVIDGRLIESAPTKQFFTAPKDSRTKEFINIKRVVR; encoded by the coding sequence AGAAATTGAATTTAGAAATATTAGCAAAACGTTTATTAACAAGAATGAACCGGTTGTGGTGTTATCATCATTAAATGGAAAAATTTCCAGGGGTTCGATAGTCACGATTATCGGGCCTTCGGGTTCTGGAAAAAGTACAATCTTATCAGTATGTAATTTAATGGCGACGCCTGACGAGGGAGAAGTATATATTCAAGAAAAGGAAATTAGAAAATGGGATATTCAAGAGCTAAGGCGTCATGTAGGAATTGCGTTTCAAGCAGCGCCAATGATTGATGGGACAGTATTGGATAATTTAATATTGCCAGCAAGGCTGCAAGGTATGGAACTGAAAGATCCTGAAATGTATTTGCAATATGTGGGCTTGAAGGATGATTTATTACCAAGGTCCGCCAGTGAACTTTCGGGTGGACAAAAACAACGATTATCGCTTGCAAGAACACTAGTAAATAAGCCAGACGTGTTATTACTAGATGAGATAACCTCTGCGCTTGATCCTCAAGCAGTACATGAGGTAGAAGAACTTATTTTGAGGATTAATAGGGAGCAGCATACAACCATTCTTTGGGTTACACATGATCAATCACAAGCTGAGCGAGTTGGTGATCAAACATGGCTTGTTATTGATGGTCGACTAATCGAATCAGCTCCAACTAAGCAGTTCTTTACTGCACCTAAAGATAGTAGAACGAAAGAATTTATAAATATAAAGAGGGTTGTGCGATGA
- a CDS encoding DsbA family oxidoreductase, protein MGKRRLEDALKQINQHVDVVYRCYELDPTAEREINYNIYEKLAQKYGMSIQQAKANVNQMVQMAQDAGLDYKMDTLILTNTFDAHRLVMFAKTKGLMHEMTNRILQAYYTESKHIGDHDTLTKLAVEVGLDRIEVADLLASDQMSDAVRNDEQEAAQLGIRSIPFFLINKKYAITGAQSVEVFVQSLNQIIEQDGPFINVTDQGGVVCDDNGCEIPKK, encoded by the coding sequence ATTGGCAAGAGACGTCTGGAGGACGCACTAAAACAAATTAACCAGCATGTAGATGTTGTTTATAGATGTTATGAATTAGATCCAACTGCGGAGCGTGAGATAAATTATAATATCTATGAAAAATTAGCTCAGAAGTACGGAATGAGTATTCAACAAGCAAAAGCCAATGTAAATCAAATGGTTCAAATGGCGCAGGATGCAGGTTTAGACTATAAAATGGATACGCTTATTCTGACGAATACATTTGATGCCCACCGTTTGGTAATGTTTGCGAAAACAAAAGGTCTGATGCATGAAATGACAAATCGTATATTGCAAGCATATTACACGGAGTCAAAACATATTGGCGATCACGATACGTTAACAAAGTTAGCAGTGGAAGTGGGTTTGGATCGTATTGAAGTGGCTGATTTATTGGCAAGTGATCAAATGAGTGATGCTGTTCGTAACGATGAACAAGAAGCAGCGCAACTTGGCATTCGAAGCATTCCATTCTTCCTTATAAATAAAAAATATGCAATTACCGGTGCACAATCAGTAGAAGTGTTTGTGCAGTCGTTGAATCAAATTATTGAACAAGATGGCCCCTTTATAAATGTGACAGACCAAGGTGGAGTCGTTTGTGATGATAATGGCTGCGAAATTCCCAAAAAATAA